The following proteins are encoded in a genomic region of Phaeodactylum tricornutum CCAP 1055/1 chromosome 1, whole genome shotgun sequence:
- a CDS encoding predicted protein, giving the protein MARLSVPVRPRHRSRTFAVFKWWSVGCCWWATNARAFRLSRVICTPSRSRFQHIRLHSRATNTLVEQKVELSTGVSMQVLSMVPSRKTDKPMLLFLHGSFHGAWCWSERYFEYFTQRGYPVVAPSWRGTGGTYAGDGVQKVQIGQHVEDLRALLTDPQRHLSRMVDSSSSAVQLRPVVVSHSFGGLAVMKMLEEDIQTATWLRGIVNMCVVPPSGNGKMTLRYLQRSLSDSWKITAGFAMKRCLTDTKLCRELFFGGDKITLPNGTIEDYGVSDADILRYQSYFARDSQATIDLLNLGKQLPSSSTDRNGMAFFVPHLPPRVVMGATDDFIVDRVGLEETAVYYDAGAPILIDSPHDIMLGAKWENGALAVEDWLSSNIVPGPDSS; this is encoded by the coding sequence ATGGCTCGACTATCGGTACCGGTACGCCCACGGCACCGCTCGAGGACGTTCGCCGTATTCAAGTGGTGGAGTGTTGGCTGCTGCTGGTGGGCGACGAACGCTAGAGCCTTTCGGCTGTCGCGTGTCATCTGTACACCGTCCCGATCCCGATTTCAACACATTCGACTGCATAGTCGAGCTACCAATACCCTTGTCGAACAGAAAGTCGAATTATCCACCGGCGTCTCCATGCAAGTACTTTCCATGGTACCGTCTCGAAAGACGGACAAACCGATGCTACTCTTTTTGCACGGCTCGTTTCACGGAGCCTGGTGTTGGAGTGAACGGTACTTCGAATATTTTACTCAACGCGGATATCCGGTCGTCGCGCCAAGCTGGCGTGGAACGGGAGGAACCTACGCCGGCGATGGGGTCCAAAAAGTCCAAATTGGACAGCACGTGGAAGATTTGCGTGCCTTGCTGACGGACCCGCAACGACATCTCTCCCGCATGGTAGACAGTTCGTCCTCTGCAGTGCAATTGCGACCCGTCGTCGTATCGCACTCGTTTGGTGGTCTGGCCGTGATGAAAATGCTCGAGGAAGATATCCAGACGGCCACATGGTTGCGGGGGATCGTTAATATGTGTGTCGTGCCACCTTCGGGGAACGGCAAAATGACTCTGCGGTATTTGCAACGCTCACTATCGGACAGCTGGAAAATTACGGCAGGATTTGCCATGAAACGGTGCTTAACCGATACCAAGTTGTGTCGGGAATTGTTCTTTGGTGGCGACAAAATCACCTTACCCAACGGCACCATCGAAGACTACGGCGTATCGGATGCGGACATTCTCCGCTACCAATCCTACTTTGCCCGGGATTCACAAGCAACTATTGACTTGTTGAATCTGGGCAAACAGTTGCCGTCCTCTTCCACCGATCGAAACGGCATGGCCTTTTTTGTACCGCACTTGCCGCCGCGGGTAGTCATGGGCGCCACGGACGATTTTATTGTTGATCGGGTTGGACTCGAAGAGACAGCCGTCTACTATGACGCGGGGGCACCCATTCTGATTGACTCGCCTCACGACATCATGCTGGGTGCCAAGTGGGAAAACGGAGCATTAGCTGTGGAAGACTGGCTCAGTAGCAACATTGTTCCAGGGCCAGACTCTAGTTGA
- a CDS encoding predicted protein, which yields MAAPASTPSGSASRDATKEDFGQPDPVGVSVQPAPGNLKAPPPAPPVVTKRHEPSYGDSEGSDHYTVAKSLLNDGDFENALATIEEGIEKTRNDLEAHDPEADPDRLALHPAMAPFHYLYGTTLLYSIEESTDTQAMAMPHASAEQEPQGGDTNGPNDGQHTDLPTEEVADEMQIAYENLEAARVIAEALRLSQPENTKLQLDLAQIFLREADLQRMNGQYDAALQDYTSCLSLRQSLPEALLGPYDRKIADVHYNLALVYSLAVAEAVKPTDDPHALQQHNERLALYRKRSCHHYVTCGRILCGQIAALAGQDPDTFLQKALDDLPSFKSTGEEDGANDENDHPKLASLKLQTLRRHAAQAATSMTSLDAQETAHELLDLLQEIQETIDESENSEQGVQTVASMKAEISAAVAAQPGDDDEEGAGTALGLEDSNACTATTTIGFGSSAASESTEAVIPLLAVRKKPKRTADDAKLPALDDSRKKTSPSNTKN from the coding sequence ATGGCTGCTCCTGCTTCTACTCCGTCGGGTTCGGCGAGTCGAGACGCCACCAAAGAAGACTTTGGCCAACCGGATCCGGTGGGGGTCTCCGTCCAGCCGGCTCCGGGCAACCTCAAGGCCCCGCCTCCGGCTCCTCCGGTGGTCACCAAGAGGCACGAGCCTTCGTACGGGGATTCGGAAGGCTCGGATCATTACACCGTCGCCAAGTCTCTCTTGAACGATGgggatttcgaaaacgcgTTAGCGACGATTGAGGAAGGTATCGAGAAGACTCGGAACGATTTGGAAGCCCACGACCCGGAGGCGGATCCGGATCGACTCGCCTTGCATCCAGCCATGGCACCCTTTCACTACCTGTACGGTACCACCTTGTTGTACAGCATCGAGGAATCGACGGACACACAAGCCATGGCGATGCCCCACGCGAGTGCCGAGCAGGAACCGCAAGGAGGCGATACCAACGGACCCAACGACGGCCAACATACGGACCTCCCCACAGAAGAAGTCGCCGACGAAATGCAGATTGCCTACGAGAACTTGGAAGCCGCGCGTGTTATTGCGGAAGCACTCCGACTTTCGCAGCCGGAAAATACGAAACTGCAACTAGACCTGGCCCAAATCTTCCTCCGCGAAGCCGATCTACAGCGCATGAACGGACAGTACGATGCCGCGCTGCAAGATTATACTTCGTGTCTTTCTTTACGACAGTCCCTACCGGAAGCGCTGCTCGGTCCGTACGATCGCAAAATTGCCGACGTCCACTACAACCTCGCTCTCGTTTACAGTCTAGCGGTGGCGGAAGCCGTCAAACCAACGGACGATCCTCACGCACTACAGCAGCATAACGAACGACTGGCGCTGTACCGCAAACGATCCTGTCATCACTACGTCACTTGTGGTAGAATTCTATGCGGGCAAATAGCTGCCTTGGCCGGTCAAGATCCGGACacctttttgcaaaaggctCTCGATGATTTACCGTCCTTCAAGAGTACCGGCGAAGAGGACGGAGCGAATGACGAAAACGATCATCCCAAATTGGCCAGTCTCAAGCTCCAAACCTTACGCCGGCACGCCGCACAGGCCGCCACTAGTATGACATCACTGGATGCTCAAGAAACTGCCCACGAACTGCTTGATTTGCTGCAGGAAATCCAAGAAACTATTGATGAGTCGGAAAACTCCGAGCAAGGCGTCCAAACGGTCGCCAGCATGAAGGCGGAGATATCCGCCGCTGTAGCAGCCCAGCctggtgacgacgacgaggaaggtGCCGGCACAGCCCTTGGCCTTGAAGATTCTAACGCTTGCACTGCCACCACGACAATCGGGTTTGGCAGTAGTGCCGCCAGTGAAAGTACGGAGGCAGTTATCCCACTGCTGGCTGTCCGGAAAAAACCCAAACGCACCGCCGACGATGCCAAACTGCCCGCGTTGGACGATTCTCGAAAAAAAACGTCGCCAAGTAACACGAAGAATTGA